The following proteins are co-located in the Equus quagga isolate Etosha38 chromosome 22, UCLA_HA_Equagga_1.0, whole genome shotgun sequence genome:
- the LOC124231768 gene encoding alpha-defensin 1-like, producing MRTLALLAALLLLVFHAQAQPLGEKDDQVPAQDQPGADIQGMTISIEGDEHSTPDASGSKGKVFCHCSHSCQRPYKPSGSCNLGINNRFCCYHG from the exons ATGAGGACCCTCGCCCTCCTCGCTGCTCTTCTCCTCTTGGTCTTCCATGCCCAGGCTCAGCCCCTGGGAGAGAAAGATGACCAGGTTCCTGCCCAGGACCAGCCTGGGGCCGACATCCAGGGGATGACCATCTCCATTGAGGGAGATGAGCATTCCACTCCAGATGCTTCAG GCTCTAAGGGAAAAGTTTTCTGTCACTGCAGTCACTCCTGCCAAAGGCCTTATAAGCCAAGTGGGTCCTGTAACCTTGGTATCAACAACAGGTTTTGCTGTTATCATGGCTGA